The Corallococcus soli genome includes a window with the following:
- the lysA gene encoding diaminopimelate decarboxylase, with the protein MTAFPYRKGVLCAEGVPLSAIADAVGTPTYVYSAAALTERFREVTEAFQGHPHLICYSVKANSNLAILKLFVGLGSGFDIVSGGELARVKQAGGDASKTVFAGVGKTPAEMAQGLASGIRLFNVESAEELEALDAVGRRAGQQAPFALRVNPDVDARTHRYIATGLKTSKFGVPFEEAVALYARAKKMKGVKALGLDCHIGSQLTRTAPMRAALTKVADLYVTLKARGHALEYLDVGGGLGITYSDETPPSPQEYARTVLAAVKPTGATLLLEPGRSLVGNAGVLLTRVLYRKPTEARTFVVVDAGMNDLLRPALYEAHHALQPLVKRRGKDVQVDVVGPVCESTDVLAKARALVLPRQDDLYAFMSAGAYGMSMASTYNSRPRPAEVLVDGEAWRVVRERERVEDLWRGERA; encoded by the coding sequence ATGACGGCCTTCCCGTATCGCAAGGGCGTGCTGTGCGCGGAAGGGGTGCCCCTGTCCGCCATCGCGGACGCGGTGGGCACGCCCACGTACGTCTACTCCGCCGCGGCCCTCACGGAGCGCTTCCGCGAGGTGACGGAGGCCTTCCAGGGCCACCCGCACCTCATCTGCTATTCGGTGAAGGCCAACTCCAACCTGGCCATCCTGAAGCTCTTCGTGGGGCTGGGCAGCGGCTTCGACATCGTGTCCGGCGGCGAGCTGGCCCGCGTGAAGCAGGCGGGCGGGGACGCTTCGAAGACGGTGTTCGCGGGCGTGGGCAAGACGCCGGCGGAGATGGCCCAGGGGCTCGCCTCCGGCATCCGGCTCTTCAACGTGGAGAGCGCGGAGGAGCTGGAGGCGCTGGATGCCGTGGGGCGCCGGGCGGGCCAGCAGGCTCCCTTCGCGCTGCGGGTGAATCCGGACGTGGACGCGCGGACGCACCGCTACATCGCCACGGGCCTGAAGACGTCCAAGTTCGGCGTGCCCTTCGAGGAGGCGGTCGCCCTCTACGCCCGCGCGAAGAAGATGAAGGGCGTGAAGGCGCTGGGGCTGGACTGCCACATCGGCTCGCAGCTCACGCGCACGGCGCCCATGCGCGCCGCGCTCACCAAGGTGGCGGACCTCTACGTCACGCTCAAGGCCCGGGGCCACGCGCTGGAGTACCTGGACGTGGGCGGCGGGCTGGGCATCACCTATTCGGACGAGACGCCCCCCAGCCCCCAGGAGTACGCCCGCACGGTGCTGGCCGCGGTGAAGCCCACCGGGGCCACGCTGCTCTTGGAGCCGGGCCGGTCGCTCGTGGGCAACGCGGGCGTGCTGCTCACCCGCGTGCTGTACCGCAAGCCCACCGAGGCGCGCACCTTCGTGGTGGTGGACGCGGGAATGAACGACCTGCTCCGCCCCGCCCTCTACGAAGCGCACCACGCGCTCCAGCCCCTGGTGAAGCGCCGGGGGAAGGACGTGCAGGTGGACGTCGTGGGGCCGGTGTGTGAGTCCACCGACGTGCTCGCGAAGGCGCGCGCCCTGGTGCTCCCCCGCCAGGACGACCTGTACGCCTTCATGAGCGCCGGGGCCTACGGGATGAGCATGGCTTCTACCTACAACTCGCGCCCCCGCCCGGCCGAGGTGCTGGTGGACGGGGAGGCGTGGCGGGTCGTGCGCGAGCGCGAGCGCGTCGAGGACCTCTGGCGCGGCGAGCGGGCCTGA